From Brachionichthys hirsutus isolate HB-005 chromosome 2, CSIRO-AGI_Bhir_v1, whole genome shotgun sequence, one genomic window encodes:
- the frmd4bb gene encoding FERM domain-containing protein 4B: MTEGRLCQVQMLDDRKLELLVQPKLLSYELLDLVSSHFNLKEKEFFGLAYFDENGQRKWLQMDRRVLEHDFSKKAGPIALDFLVRFYVENITQLKDIITVELFFLNAKSAVYNEIIEVESENVFRLAASALQEASGDYTSDENTRTDLKKLPTLPTKVLKEHPSLAYCEDRVIGHYKPLKGVSRGQAIVRYLTLVESLPTYGVHYYEVKDKQGIPWWLGISYKGVGQYDLQDKLKPRKLYQWKQLENLYFREKKFAVEVNDPHRRAVTKRTFGQTGLLIHTWYASHSLIKTIWVMAISQHQFYLDRKQSKAKLGTTRSLEEIAADLTEHGGAKINRLGEACLKNNSITASNGSLVSTGSADSEMSEEQKKEKLSELRKKEQEIQDILAKKTKELKKICLREAELTGKLPKEYPMSSGERPPQVRRRVGTSFKLDDLFPYNEDPFLRNLESRFALQQKIVEAAKKLANEPELCKTVKKKRRRNCLDAMHKLQQIEDEMNQYRIKKGKKPTQRASVIIADELIRSDCSSLSSLPMDDDDSDGVSVRPRSRSAQGSPPLSPMRPLGAEYDVEKQGPRDNHHHNTRSRLVYEDQEASHYNQNPREASSAHTSPYKTLPRPPRDPRSMPPTPVMTRNAYSSSQLRSEGSPHCFRHRSGSLESQPRPRKDTDSEKPIFILSPAHRSSSTEVLEDCSSYASQSSLDCCGAANSHYGTLDSRTSTMHRLHRKMDMYGNTGSMPNLVPHHSGCSYSCESPAHYVPSAYYVAGYPCPDMEPYANGAYVYESDVEGHYNVNPSYQINGYHGHDRFGRYNGDRPDRLSQNPYATVRPPRIREGPRNQLLAKNMQKALVAEHLKGWYHRNKGQRDGGSGILTGYDSGSQLSLGYQTMPAAFSHSSRTTSFSSVSSVESAGTWRNQLAVGLKGPDSPDTPQYLHPGAPASTYNRSPPAHSRSSPENKVSNTVPKNAESVEADGCEAISTDEPSDTSRFHLDGGYMSIR; this comes from the exons ATGACTGAGGGCAGATTGTGCCAAGTGCAGATGCTGGATGACAggaagctggagctgctggttcaG CCGAAGCTGCTGTCGTACGAACTCCTCGACttggtttcctcccacttcaACCTGAAAGAGAAGGAATTCTTTGGACTGGCCTATTTTGATGAAAA cggCCAGCGAAAGTGGCTACAGATGGACCGCAGAGTTCTCGAACATGACTTTTCTAAAAAGGCCGGACCCATTGCCCTCGACTTCCTGGTTAG ATTCTATGTAGAAAACATAACGCAGCTTAAGGACATCATAACGGTGGAGCTATTCTTCTTGAATGCAAAATCTGCTGTCTACAAT GAAATTATAGAAGTGGAAAGCGAGAACGTCTTCAGATTAGCTGCGAGTGCTTTGCAG GAGGCGAGTGGAGACTACACAAG CGATGAAAACACAAGAACCGACTTAAAGAAACTACCAACTCTTCCCACTAAAGTACTCAAGGAACACCCATCACTGGCATACTG CGAGGATCGAGTGATTGGACATTATAAGCCACTGAAAGGAGTCTCCAGAGGACAGGCCATTGTGCG GTATTTGACATTGGTGGAGTCGTTGCCCACGTATGGCGTCCATTATTATGAAGTTAAG GATAAACAAGGGATCCCGTGGTGGCTTGGGATCAGCTATAAGGGTGTCGGCCAGTACGACCTGCAGGACAAGTTGAAACCTCGGAAG CTTTACCAGTGGAAACAGCTGGAGAACTTGTACTTTCGGGAGAAGAAATTTGCGGTAGAAGTTAAtgatccacacag GAGAGCGGTAACCAAGCGCACTTTTGGGCAGACGGGTTTACTCATCCACACATGGTACGCCAGCCACTCGCTGATTAAAACCATTTGGGTTATGGCAATCAGTCAGCACCAGTTCTACCTGGacagaaagcaaagcaaa GCTAAATTAGGAACAACAAGAAGTTTGGAGGAAATTGCCGCGGATCTCACGGAGCACGGCGGAGCGAAGATAAACAGACTGGGAGAAGCTTGTCTGAAGAATAACTCAATAACAGCTAGCAATGGGAGCCTGGTGTCTActg GTTCTGCCGACTCCGAAATGAGCGAAgaacagaagaaagagaaactTTCAGAGCTGAGAAAAAAGGAGCAAGAGATCCAAGATATTttggcaaagaaaacaaaagaactgAAGAAGATCTGCCTGAGAGAGGCG GAGCTCACTGGGAAGCTGCCGAAGGAGTATCCCATGTCTTCAGGCGAAAGACCGCCTCAAGTGAGACGGCGAGTCGGCACTTCCTTCAAATTAGATGACCTCTTCCCCTACAATGAG GATCCCTTCCTCAGGAACCTGGAGAGCAGATTTGCCCTGCAGCAGAAAATTGTGGAGGCGGCGAAGAAGCTTGCAAACGAGCCAGAACTCTGCAAAACAgtgaagaaaaagaggaggagaaactgtCTGGACGCCATGCACAAACTGCAACAGATCGAGGACGAGATGAACCAGTACAGAATCAAGAAGGGGAAGAAGCCCACGCAGCGGGCCTCGGTCATTATAGCAG ATGAACTCATCCGCTCAGACTGCAGCTCGCTGTCCAGCCTACCGATGGATGACG ATGACTCAGACGGCGTCAGCGTGAGGCCACGGTCCCGCTCGGCGCAGGGATCCCCTCCGCTCAGTCCGATGCGGCCGCTCGGAGCAGAGTATGACGTGGAAAAGCAAGGGCCAAGGGACAATCACCATCACAACACTCGAAGCAG ATTAGTTTATGAAGATCAAGAGGCTTCCCACTACAACCAGAATCCGAGAGAGGCCTCCTCCGCCCACACTAGCCCCTATAAAACTCTTCCCAGACCCCCTAGAGATCCTCGCAGCATGCCTCCCACTCCGGTTATGACCCGCAACGCCTACAGCAGCAGCCAGCTCAG GTCTGAGGGGTCCCCGCATTGCTTCAGGCATCGCAGTGGAAGTCTGGAGTCGCAGCCTCGCCCGAGAAAAGACACCGACTCGGAGAAACCCATCTTCATCCTGTCGCCAGCCcaccgcagcagcagcaccgaaGTGTTGGAGGACTGCTCGTCCTACGCCAGCCAGTCCAGCTTGGACTGCTGCGGCGCGGCCAACTCGCACTACGGCACGCTGGATTCCAGAACCTCGACCATGCATCGCCTCCACAGGAAGATGGACATGTATGGAAACACCGGGAGCATGCCCAACTTGGTCCCGCACCATTCTGGCTGTAGTTATTCATGCGAATCCCCAGCACATTACGTGCCCAGTGCCTACTACGTCGCAGGCTACCCCTGCCCAGACATGGAGCCTTATGCTAACGGTGCCTACGTGTATGAGAGCGATGTCGAGGGTCACTACAATGTGAACCCCTCCTACCAAATAAATGGATATCATGGACACGATAGATTTGGGCGTTACAACGGTGACAGGCCAGACCGTCTTTCCCAGAATCCCTATGCAACTGTGAGGCCACCGCGGATCCGAGAGGGCCCCCGAAATCAGCTACTGGCCAAGAACATGCAGAAGGCCCTGGTGGCCGAGCATCTGAAGGGCTGGTACCACCGAAACAAGGGCCAGAGGGATGGCGGGAGTGGGATCCTGACTGGATATGACAGCGGCTCTCAGCTCAGCCTGGGCTACCAGACCATGCCAGCGGCCTTCAGCCACTCCAGCAGAACCACCTCCTTTTCATCAG TGTCCTCAGTAGAGAGCGCGGGCACATGGCGCAACCAGCTCGCAGTGGGCCTGAAAGGGCCCGATTCGCCCGACACGCCTCAGTACCTTCACCCCGGGGCTCCGGCGTCGACGTACAACCGCAGCCCCCCCGCACACAGCAG ATCTTCTCCGGAAAACAAAGTGTCTAACACGGTTCCTAAAAACGCCGAGTCAGTTGAGGCGGATGGCTGCGAGGCCATTAGCACAGACGAGCCATCAGACA CTTCCAGATTTCACCTGGATGGAGGCTACATGAGCATCCGCTGA